Proteins from a genomic interval of Salinarchaeum sp. Harcht-Bsk1:
- a CDS encoding sugar phosphate isomerase/epimerase, which produces MKLGLLTVSYSGLWHDGPGLSIEEQIERADELGYDAISIETKRPTAFPLDFDADDRQRIRETADEAGIEICAVESMSNFASEFHEERENNLAMMHDVLEFADDLGVDLVKVFPAWPGIKDDQAETAIYGEIPMRAHWEQQYPGTEQYAKWSRCVEGIREVADWAAEMDITLALQNHPPVLAGGYEDALQMVQEIDRDNVGLCLDAVLFYERQSDEYVREAVEACAEHIELSHYGAWNFAREDGEVVQTPSPLSGELINNEAFVRALDDVGYDGYLVSEYCVPVMEDHEVQGIEAIDEANEMSLGYMQEILEDVESEGAVAAED; this is translated from the coding sequence ATGAAGTTAGGCCTCCTCACGGTATCCTATAGCGGCCTCTGGCACGACGGGCCAGGGCTATCGATCGAAGAACAGATCGAGCGCGCCGACGAACTGGGCTACGACGCGATCTCGATCGAGACGAAGCGACCGACGGCGTTCCCGCTGGATTTCGACGCCGACGATCGCCAGCGGATCCGCGAGACCGCCGACGAGGCGGGCATCGAGATCTGCGCCGTCGAGTCTATGTCGAACTTCGCGAGCGAGTTCCACGAGGAGCGGGAGAACAACCTCGCGATGATGCACGACGTCCTCGAGTTCGCCGACGACCTCGGGGTCGACCTCGTGAAGGTGTTCCCGGCGTGGCCCGGCATCAAGGACGACCAGGCCGAGACCGCGATCTACGGCGAGATCCCGATGCGCGCCCACTGGGAGCAGCAGTATCCCGGCACCGAGCAGTACGCCAAGTGGAGCCGCTGCGTCGAGGGGATCCGCGAGGTCGCCGACTGGGCGGCGGAGATGGACATCACGCTCGCGCTGCAGAACCACCCGCCGGTGCTCGCGGGCGGCTACGAGGACGCCCTGCAGATGGTCCAGGAGATCGACCGCGACAACGTCGGGCTCTGCCTCGACGCCGTCCTGTTCTACGAGCGCCAGAGCGACGAGTACGTTCGGGAGGCCGTCGAAGCCTGCGCCGAGCACATCGAACTCTCCCACTACGGCGCCTGGAACTTCGCCCGCGAGGACGGCGAGGTCGTCCAGACGCCGTCGCCGCTGTCGGGCGAGCTGATCAACAACGAGGCGTTCGTCCGCGCCCTCGACGACGTCGGCTACGACGGCTACCTCGTCTCGGAGTACTGCGTCCCGGTCATGGAGGACCACGAGGTGCAGGGCATCGAGGCGATCGACGAGGCAAACGAGATGTCGCTTGGCTACATGCAGGAGATCCTGGAGGACGTGGAATCGGAGGGAGCGGTCGCGGCCGAGGACTGA
- a CDS encoding Gfo/Idh/MocA family protein, producing the protein MTWTVAGINFAHFHMGDQLGNVVDNPDTELVAICDEDPERATLSLETTAEQFDLDDEQVYRDHERCLEENDVDLVVTCPVPTEHADWVEHLAEYDVHVQLEKPFATSVEDCERAMAAMEDSAGELAINWPLAWYPTHRTTKRLVEEGRIGEVIEVHYYDGNRGGQRFTEVEYGDEGEMHFMGDLEGGGPIENVEPRQRDEQAWWHDPDSGGGSLHDYLGYGTTFGTWFRGGDLPISVTANTFVPDHMDVDTHCIAVAKYEEGLSKFESRWGTFTDPWIDQPQPKCGFVLVGTEGTISCYDYEETVRVQDEDHPEGYEVEVDDLAPPKQGPIQYMVDRMETEEPVEFGPLRPDLCRDAQRIADAAVESAERGEEVFL; encoded by the coding sequence ATGACCTGGACAGTCGCCGGCATCAACTTCGCACACTTCCACATGGGCGACCAGCTCGGCAACGTCGTGGACAACCCAGACACGGAACTCGTCGCGATCTGCGACGAGGATCCCGAGCGCGCGACGCTCTCCCTGGAGACGACGGCCGAACAGTTCGACCTCGACGACGAGCAAGTCTATCGCGACCACGAGCGCTGCCTCGAGGAGAACGACGTCGACCTCGTGGTCACCTGTCCGGTGCCGACCGAGCACGCCGACTGGGTCGAGCACCTCGCCGAGTACGACGTCCACGTCCAGCTCGAGAAGCCCTTCGCCACCTCCGTGGAGGACTGCGAGCGGGCGATGGCCGCCATGGAGGACTCGGCGGGCGAACTCGCGATCAACTGGCCGCTGGCGTGGTACCCCACGCACCGGACGACGAAGCGCCTCGTCGAGGAGGGCCGCATCGGCGAGGTGATCGAGGTCCACTACTACGATGGCAACCGCGGCGGCCAGCGGTTCACGGAGGTCGAGTACGGCGACGAGGGGGAGATGCACTTCATGGGCGACCTCGAGGGCGGCGGCCCGATCGAGAACGTCGAGCCGCGCCAGCGCGACGAGCAGGCCTGGTGGCACGACCCCGACTCCGGCGGCGGATCGCTCCACGACTACCTCGGCTACGGGACGACGTTCGGCACCTGGTTCCGCGGCGGCGACCTGCCGATCTCGGTGACGGCGAACACCTTCGTCCCCGACCATATGGACGTCGACACCCACTGCATCGCCGTGGCGAAGTACGAGGAAGGACTCTCGAAGTTCGAGTCCCGGTGGGGGACCTTCACTGACCCCTGGATCGACCAGCCCCAGCCGAAGTGCGGGTTCGTCCTCGTGGGCACCGAAGGAACGATCTCCTGTTACGACTACGAGGAGACCGTCCGCGTGCAGGACGAGGACCACCCCGAGGGCTACGAGGTCGAGGTCGACGACCTCGCGCCGCCCAAGCAGGGCCCGATCCAGTACATGGTCGATCGGATGGAGACCGAGGAGCCAGTCGAGTTCGGCCCGCTGCGTCCGGACCTCTGTCGCGACGCCCAGCGCATCGCTGACGCCGCCGTCGAGAGCGCCGAGCGCGGCGAAGAAGTGTTCCTATGA
- a CDS encoding Gfo/Idh/MocA family protein, protein MSGDGTEDGAGGGDEDDYGLAEIVDLEETTAPTYPYQPQDPDDYDPGIALIGTGGISEQHLKAYTAAGYDVVALCNRTVEKAEDRREEFDLDADVYADYEEVLELDAVEVVDVTPHPEQRVPIVEDAIRAGKHVLSQKPFATDLDDAERLVELADEYDVKLAVNQNGRWAPHFAYLRQAVADGLIGDVHGVACNVHWDHNWIGDTPLDDVEHIVLYDFAIHWFDMVTQLVEDPPERVYANYEPSPSQTASPPLLGSAIVEFDGAQVTLAFDADTKLGPEDRTVVTGGEGTLKSEGPDLEEQEVTVFTEDGYATPELDGAWFPDGFHGAMAELLSAIEADREPTNSGRDNLATLELTFAAVASAEDGEPKTPGDVRRLPEGAG, encoded by the coding sequence ATGAGCGGGGACGGGACGGAGGATGGCGCCGGAGGGGGTGACGAAGACGACTACGGGCTCGCGGAGATCGTCGACCTCGAGGAGACGACCGCCCCGACCTACCCCTACCAGCCGCAGGACCCGGACGACTACGACCCCGGGATCGCCCTGATCGGCACCGGCGGCATCAGCGAACAGCACCTGAAAGCCTACACCGCGGCGGGCTACGACGTCGTCGCCCTGTGCAATCGGACGGTCGAGAAGGCCGAGGACCGCCGGGAAGAGTTCGACCTCGACGCCGACGTCTACGCCGACTACGAGGAGGTCCTCGAACTGGACGCGGTCGAGGTCGTCGACGTCACACCACACCCCGAACAGCGCGTGCCGATCGTCGAGGACGCCATTCGCGCCGGCAAGCACGTCCTGAGCCAGAAGCCGTTCGCGACCGACCTCGACGACGCCGAGCGACTCGTGGAGCTCGCCGACGAGTACGACGTCAAACTGGCAGTCAACCAGAACGGCCGGTGGGCGCCGCACTTCGCCTACCTCCGTCAGGCCGTCGCGGACGGCCTCATCGGCGACGTCCACGGCGTCGCCTGCAACGTCCACTGGGACCACAACTGGATCGGCGACACGCCCCTGGACGACGTCGAGCACATCGTGCTCTACGACTTCGCGATCCACTGGTTCGATATGGTCACGCAACTCGTCGAGGACCCGCCCGAGCGAGTGTACGCGAACTACGAGCCCTCGCCCAGCCAGACCGCCTCGCCGCCGCTGCTCGGCAGCGCGATCGTCGAGTTCGACGGCGCGCAGGTGACGCTCGCCTTCGACGCGGACACCAAGCTCGGGCCGGAGGACCGCACCGTAGTCACCGGTGGTGAGGGCACGCTCAAGAGCGAGGGGCCGGACCTCGAGGAGCAGGAGGTGACCGTCTTCACCGAGGATGGCTACGCGACGCCGGAGCTCGACGGCGCGTGGTTCCCCGACGGCTTCCACGGCGCGATGGCCGAGTTGCTCAGCGCGATCGAGGCGGACCGGGAGCCCACCAACAGCGGCCGGGACAACCTCGCGACGCTGGAACTGACCTTCGCGGCGGTCGCGAGCGCGGAGGACGGCGAGCCGAAGACGCCCGGCGACGTCCGCCGGCTCCCCGAGGGTGCCGGATAG
- a CDS encoding DUF5518 domain-containing protein — protein sequence MLSNAELVDVTQALATWTAVGLIAIGAILFVLGFAYVAVRRRTHSRAAAGEQVSNFGANALLGAILAIVLSFVPFSQALGGIVAGYLESGSSERVVGVGAFSGFLSVAPLLALLVFVLAGIVAGLLEVGEGALALVVGAALLLSLALLATVGAGLGAIGGFLGGKLADRERNGGSSANESDQTP from the coding sequence GTGCTCTCGAACGCCGAACTCGTCGACGTGACCCAGGCGCTCGCGACCTGGACAGCCGTCGGACTGATCGCCATCGGCGCGATCCTGTTCGTGCTCGGGTTCGCGTACGTCGCCGTCCGTCGTCGTACCCACAGCCGGGCCGCCGCAGGCGAGCAGGTGAGCAACTTCGGTGCGAACGCACTGCTGGGCGCGATCCTCGCGATCGTCCTCTCCTTCGTCCCCTTCTCCCAGGCGCTGGGCGGGATCGTCGCGGGCTACCTCGAGTCGGGGAGCTCCGAACGCGTCGTCGGCGTCGGCGCGTTCTCCGGGTTCCTGTCGGTTGCGCCGCTGCTCGCACTCCTGGTCTTCGTCTTGGCCGGCATCGTTGCCGGGCTCCTCGAGGTCGGCGAGGGCGCACTCGCGCTCGTCGTCGGCGCAGCGTTGCTCCTGTCGCTGGCGCTCCTCGCGACGGTCGGCGCCGGGCTTGGCGCCATCGGCGGCTTCCTCGGCGGCAAACTCGCCGACCGGGAGCGGAATGGCGGGTCCTCGGCGAACGAGTCGGACCAGACGCCCTGA
- a CDS encoding DUF5518 domain-containing protein: MSSTSSTESESHEVDRTSVRPVPAVVDWLVGALLIIVGFAFTLGGGALFTVIDRSEIREALVDAETDPDPLTLQELVDVSATTGTWSSVGLIVFGVLVVLVGLGYVFRRGRARRRAKAGEAVSSYGANALLGAIVAVVLSFVPFSQVLGGIVAGYLERATSPRDVSAGALSGFLTVVPLLFVSIFVLVGGVIGLLDIGEAGLALAASAGLLLSLAIVATLSAALGAIGGWLGGKLRGTGTRREVSEPGTTT, translated from the coding sequence ATGTCCTCCACATCGTCAACGGAGAGCGAGTCCCACGAGGTGGACCGCACGTCCGTCCGCCCCGTTCCGGCGGTCGTCGACTGGCTGGTCGGCGCACTGCTGATCATCGTGGGCTTCGCGTTCACACTCGGCGGCGGAGCGCTGTTCACCGTGATCGACCGCTCGGAGATCCGCGAGGCGCTCGTCGACGCCGAGACCGATCCGGATCCCCTCACGCTCCAGGAACTCGTCGACGTGTCGGCGACGACCGGGACGTGGTCGAGCGTCGGCCTGATCGTCTTCGGCGTGCTCGTCGTGCTCGTCGGCCTGGGCTACGTGTTCCGGCGTGGCCGAGCACGGCGCAGGGCCAAGGCGGGCGAAGCAGTCAGCAGCTACGGCGCGAACGCGCTTCTCGGCGCGATCGTCGCCGTCGTGCTCTCCTTCGTCCCGTTCTCGCAGGTGCTCGGCGGCATCGTCGCCGGCTACCTCGAGCGCGCGACGTCGCCGCGTGACGTCAGCGCCGGCGCGCTCTCGGGGTTCCTGACCGTGGTCCCACTGTTGTTCGTGTCGATCTTCGTGCTCGTCGGCGGCGTGATCGGCCTGCTGGACATCGGCGAGGCGGGCCTCGCGCTCGCCGCGAGCGCAGGACTCCTGTTGTCGCTCGCGATCGTGGCGACGCTCAGCGCCGCCCTCGGCGCCATCGGGGGCTGGCTCGGCGGCAAGCTCCGCGGCACCGGCACCCGCCGCGAGGTGAGCGAGCCCGGAACGACGACCTGA
- the thiE gene encoding thiamine phosphate synthase, with protein MTDFPTDGVVYLVTQADASAGRSTVEIVEAAIEGGVDVVQLREKDSPASDRYELGRELRELTADAGVPLIVNDRIDLASAIDADGVHLGDEDLPIAVAREQLGPDVIVGRSVATPEAAVAAEEAGADYLGVGAIYPTDSKEKPPEESDLGAEGIAAVREAVSIPIVGIGGVTSDNAADVTAAGAAGVAVITAITQADDPAAATRDLGDAVAQGVRAR; from the coding sequence ATGACCGACTTCCCAACCGACGGCGTGGTGTACCTGGTCACGCAGGCCGACGCCTCGGCCGGCCGCTCGACGGTCGAGATCGTCGAGGCCGCGATCGAGGGCGGCGTCGACGTCGTCCAGTTGCGCGAGAAGGACAGTCCCGCGAGCGACCGGTACGAACTCGGACGGGAGCTCCGCGAGCTGACCGCCGACGCCGGCGTCCCGCTGATCGTCAACGACCGCATCGACCTCGCGAGTGCGATCGACGCCGACGGCGTGCACCTCGGCGACGAGGACCTGCCGATCGCCGTCGCCCGCGAGCAGCTCGGCCCCGACGTGATCGTCGGCCGCTCGGTCGCGACGCCCGAGGCAGCCGTCGCCGCCGAGGAGGCGGGCGCGGACTACCTCGGCGTCGGCGCGATCTACCCGACGGACTCGAAGGAGAAGCCGCCCGAGGAGTCCGATCTCGGGGCCGAAGGGATCGCCGCGGTGCGCGAGGCGGTGTCGATTCCGATCGTCGGCATCGGCGGGGTCACCTCCGACAACGCCGCGGACGTGACCGCCGCTGGCGCGGCGGGCGTCGCGGTGATCACGGCGATCACGCAGGCCGACGACCCGGCGGCCGCGACGCGTGACCTCGGCGACGCCGTCGCCCAGGGGGTGCGTGCCCGATGA
- the thiM gene encoding hydroxyethylthiazole kinase codes for MSDDRLVADGGTDASPFDGEVTLPSALDAIAEQPPLVHCITNDVTVNDVANVTLHWGALPVMAVDPREVETMAGAAAGLYLNMGTVDEDEEEMIAAGQAANEAGTPVAFDPVGVGATPTRDEVAAEILEQVDVSIVKGNYGEVTALAGEDAEVQGVESVGEYAEIAETAMSLAADTDAVVVASGEVDVVADADAAYEVESGDPMMGRFVGTGCMLGVTEAVFAGALGEDRALEAALAGTAAFGVAGEDAAEEGDWNGPASYRTAFHDAVAAMTADGLDAGELDARVDLAAER; via the coding sequence ATGAGCGACGACCGCCTCGTCGCCGACGGTGGGACGGACGCCTCCCCCTTCGACGGCGAGGTCACGCTCCCGTCGGCGCTCGACGCGATCGCCGAGCAGCCCCCGCTGGTCCACTGCATCACCAACGACGTCACCGTCAACGACGTCGCGAACGTCACCCTGCACTGGGGCGCCCTCCCCGTCATGGCGGTCGATCCGCGAGAGGTCGAGACGATGGCCGGCGCAGCGGCCGGCCTCTACCTCAACATGGGGACCGTCGACGAGGACGAAGAGGAGATGATCGCCGCCGGGCAGGCCGCCAACGAGGCCGGCACGCCCGTCGCGTTCGATCCCGTCGGCGTCGGCGCGACGCCGACCCGCGACGAGGTCGCGGCGGAGATCCTCGAACAGGTCGACGTCTCGATCGTCAAGGGCAACTACGGCGAGGTCACCGCGCTCGCCGGCGAGGACGCCGAGGTCCAGGGCGTCGAGTCCGTCGGCGAGTACGCCGAGATCGCCGAGACAGCGATGTCCCTCGCGGCGGACACCGACGCCGTGGTCGTCGCCTCCGGCGAGGTCGACGTGGTCGCAGACGCCGACGCTGCTTACGAGGTCGAGTCGGGGGACCCGATGATGGGCCGCTTCGTCGGCACCGGCTGCATGCTCGGCGTCACCGAAGCCGTCTTCGCCGGCGCGCTCGGCGAGGACCGCGCTCTCGAGGCCGCCCTCGCAGGCACGGCCGCCTTCGGCGTCGCCGGCGAAGACGCGGCCGAGGAGGGCGACTGGAACGGCCCCGCGAGCTACCGGACCGCGTTCCACGACGCCGTCGCAGCGATGACGGCCGACGGCCTCGACGCGGGCGAACTCGACGCCCGGGTCGACCTGGCGGCGGAGCGGTAG
- a CDS encoding AGE family epimerase/isomerase yields the protein MADMDALGAEYAPKVAANLEDSILDFWYPRCIDEEHGGYITSYDADGEFAGTSEKQIVTQARFVWFFARLDREGHGDYREAAEQGLEFLIEEMWDDEHGGFYWQVERDGTVTKPNKHMYGQSFGLYALSEFDRAFDSGLSTGGNQAREYAERLVALFDEEAHDDENGGYVEYFEPDWTPILEGRTYLDGIEPDWSTKESDDEELDASFKLMNTHIHLLESVTEYHRATGAGRDQLEELLHICTNTVLRKDVGACTDKYAPDWTPQLGDLALASYGHDLESVWLVMDAVEALGLSQELFEDFYETLWDYSLEYGYDDEHGGFYFFGPIGEPATNRVKAWWVQAEVLTSALRMFDLTGEERYAEVFEETWDFLESYQFDDEVGEWHSGVTDDLEPVGRKGALYKGAYHNGRAMIECLDALGGT from the coding sequence ATGGCAGACATGGATGCGCTCGGGGCGGAGTACGCGCCGAAAGTCGCGGCGAACCTCGAGGACTCGATCCTGGACTTCTGGTACCCCCGCTGCATCGACGAGGAGCACGGCGGCTACATCACCAGCTACGACGCCGACGGCGAGTTCGCCGGCACGTCCGAGAAGCAGATCGTCACGCAGGCCCGCTTCGTCTGGTTCTTCGCCCGACTCGATCGGGAGGGCCACGGCGACTATCGCGAAGCCGCCGAGCAGGGCCTCGAGTTCCTCATCGAGGAGATGTGGGACGACGAGCACGGCGGGTTCTACTGGCAGGTCGAGCGCGACGGCACGGTCACCAAGCCGAACAAGCACATGTACGGCCAGTCGTTCGGGCTGTACGCGCTCTCGGAGTTCGACCGCGCCTTCGACAGTGGCCTCTCCACGGGCGGGAATCAGGCACGCGAGTACGCCGAGCGCCTCGTCGCACTGTTCGACGAGGAGGCGCACGACGACGAGAACGGCGGCTACGTCGAGTACTTCGAGCCCGACTGGACGCCGATCCTCGAGGGGCGGACCTACCTCGACGGCATCGAGCCCGACTGGTCGACGAAGGAGTCCGACGACGAGGAACTCGACGCCTCGTTCAAGCTGATGAACACCCACATTCACCTGCTGGAGTCCGTTACGGAGTACCACCGGGCGACGGGGGCCGGCCGCGATCAGCTCGAGGAGCTGTTGCACATCTGTACGAACACCGTCCTTCGCAAGGACGTGGGCGCCTGCACCGACAAGTACGCGCCCGACTGGACACCCCAGCTCGGCGACCTCGCGCTGGCCTCCTACGGCCACGACCTCGAGAGCGTCTGGCTCGTCATGGACGCCGTCGAGGCGCTCGGGCTCTCCCAGGAGCTCTTCGAGGACTTCTACGAAACGCTCTGGGACTACTCCCTGGAGTACGGCTACGACGACGAACACGGGGGCTTCTACTTCTTCGGCCCGATCGGGGAGCCCGCGACCAACCGCGTGAAGGCGTGGTGGGTCCAGGCCGAGGTCCTGACGAGCGCGCTGCGAATGTTCGACCTGACCGGGGAGGAGCGCTACGCCGAGGTGTTTGAGGAGACCTGGGACTTCCTCGAGTCCTACCAGTTCGACGACGAGGTCGGCGAGTGGCACTCCGGGGTTACCGACGACCTCGAGCCGGTCGGCCGGAAGGGCGCGCTCTACAAGGGCGCCTACCACAACGGCCGCGCAATGATCGAGTGTCTCGACGCGCTGGGCGGGACGTAA
- a CDS encoding HalX domain-containing protein, translating to MAPGTRAHVLIVEDRPEIARLYESWLSEDYDVSVSHDGDDAVDTFDQSVDVVVLDRRLPGRPGDEVLQAIRDVSDCSVAMATAVEPDFDILEMGFDEYVVKPLTRGELIGTIERLLARDNYADSLQRYFALVAKRSVLEEHKSSAELDDDRYREFSEQIDDLEADLEHCVDRFEHRDFEALFRSLDDTEEADPILE from the coding sequence ATGGCACCTGGCACACGAGCACACGTCCTGATCGTCGAGGACCGGCCGGAGATCGCCCGGCTCTACGAGAGCTGGCTCTCCGAGGACTACGACGTCTCCGTGTCCCACGACGGCGACGACGCGGTCGACACCTTCGACCAGAGCGTCGACGTCGTCGTCCTCGACCGGCGGCTCCCCGGCCGCCCCGGTGACGAAGTGCTCCAGGCTATCCGCGACGTGAGCGACTGCAGCGTCGCGATGGCGACCGCCGTCGAGCCGGACTTCGACATCCTCGAGATGGGGTTCGACGAGTACGTCGTGAAGCCGCTCACCCGTGGTGAACTCATCGGGACCATCGAGCGGCTCCTCGCCCGCGACAACTACGCGGACTCCCTCCAGCGGTACTTCGCGCTCGTGGCCAAGCGATCCGTCCTCGAAGAGCACAAGTCAAGCGCCGAACTCGACGACGACCGCTATCGGGAGTTCTCCGAGCAGATCGACGACCTCGAGGCCGACCTCGAACACTGCGTCGACCGGTTCGAACACCGCGACTTCGAGGCGCTGTTCCGCTCGCTCGATGACACCGAGGAAGCTGACCCCATCCTCGAGTGA
- a CDS encoding phytoene/squalene synthase family protein, translating into MTARLPSSDLEWCHDAVQDVSRTFALTVDVLEEPMSSQICLGYLLCRVADTIEDASHLPPAEQVALLDRYDAALSSDTDVTMAQFRSEVDEWLPSPAERNADWSVVANVPTVWATFEERPEAVRCAVVPPVREMVTGMGQFIERYEDAGGLRIADRAELESYCHYAAGTVGTLITNLLTRGDVGQDRSRQLYDTAGAFGLLLQLVNVSKDVYADFHEENNVYLPAEWLDAAGVEQDAVLDPDNRDAVATVVDRTAAFAQTFLDDAQSYLETAPMAFGNTIAAWSIPYLLSVGTLRELRDRPKDALTDGGVKVSRQEVLAVVHAANGTSPAGLSDLRETIAREPFHLASTYR; encoded by the coding sequence GTGACTGCCCGACTGCCCTCGTCGGACCTCGAGTGGTGTCACGACGCCGTCCAGGACGTCTCTCGAACGTTCGCACTCACCGTCGACGTGCTCGAGGAACCGATGTCCTCCCAGATCTGCCTGGGCTACCTCCTCTGTCGCGTCGCCGACACGATCGAGGACGCCAGCCACCTTCCGCCGGCCGAACAGGTCGCGCTGCTGGATCGCTACGACGCCGCGCTCTCGTCCGACACGGACGTCACGATGGCGCAGTTTCGCTCGGAGGTCGACGAGTGGCTCCCGTCGCCGGCCGAGCGGAATGCGGACTGGTCGGTCGTGGCGAACGTCCCGACCGTGTGGGCGACGTTCGAGGAACGCCCCGAAGCCGTCCGCTGCGCCGTCGTGCCGCCGGTCCGGGAGATGGTCACCGGGATGGGGCAGTTCATCGAGCGCTACGAAGACGCGGGCGGGCTCCGGATCGCCGACCGCGCCGAACTCGAGTCCTACTGTCACTACGCCGCTGGAACGGTCGGGACCCTCATTACGAACCTCCTCACCCGGGGCGACGTCGGCCAGGACAGATCACGGCAGCTCTACGACACTGCCGGCGCCTTCGGGCTCCTCCTGCAGCTCGTGAACGTCTCGAAGGACGTCTACGCCGACTTCCACGAAGAGAACAACGTCTACCTCCCCGCGGAGTGGCTCGACGCTGCTGGCGTCGAGCAGGATGCCGTCCTCGATCCCGACAATCGGGACGCGGTCGCCACGGTCGTCGACCGGACGGCAGCGTTCGCCCAGACGTTCCTCGACGACGCACAGTCCTACCTCGAAACCGCCCCGATGGCCTTCGGCAACACGATCGCTGCCTGGTCGATCCCCTATCTCCTGAGTGTGGGGACGCTCCGGGAACTGCGCGATCGGCCGAAGGACGCGCTCACGGACGGTGGTGTGAAAGTGTCCCGGCAGGAGGTCCTCGCCGTGGTCCACGCTGCAAACGGTACGAGTCCGGCTGGACTCTCGGACCTCCGCGAGACGATCGCCCGCGAGCCGTTCCACCTCGCGAGCACCTACCGCTGA
- a CDS encoding NAD+ synthase: MIDLRFSEAELARRREHIGSFLQEQVAAAGAEGAVIGLSGGIDSATAASLAVEALGANAVRALVLPGTVSTDQNMSHAELVAEELGIAYDLVPIGGMVDSVLDGFPEISDDKVAIGNARARMRAVCTYLIANHDERLVIGTGNRSEAQVGYFTKYGDGAVDCHPIGNLYKVQVRQLARALGVPEAIVEKPPTAGLWADQTDEEELGLRYETLDPILALHVDGPLSADATARELDVERETVDRVRELHAQSAHKRATPPSPEPLD, from the coding sequence ATGATCGACCTTCGGTTCTCAGAGGCGGAGCTGGCGCGACGGCGCGAGCACATCGGGAGCTTTCTCCAGGAACAGGTCGCCGCTGCCGGGGCGGAGGGCGCGGTGATCGGGCTCTCCGGCGGCATCGACAGCGCGACGGCGGCCTCCCTCGCCGTGGAAGCGCTAGGCGCCAACGCCGTGCGGGCACTGGTCCTCCCCGGAACGGTCAGCACCGACCAGAACATGAGCCACGCCGAACTCGTCGCCGAGGAACTCGGGATCGCCTACGACCTCGTGCCGATCGGCGGGATGGTGGACTCGGTACTCGACGGCTTCCCCGAGATCAGCGACGACAAAGTCGCGATCGGGAACGCTCGCGCCCGGATGCGGGCGGTCTGTACGTACCTCATCGCGAACCACGACGAGCGCCTCGTGATCGGGACGGGCAACCGCTCGGAGGCGCAGGTGGGCTACTTCACGAAGTACGGCGACGGCGCCGTGGACTGCCACCCGATCGGGAACCTGTACAAGGTGCAGGTCCGCCAGCTCGCGCGGGCCCTCGGCGTGCCCGAGGCGATCGTCGAGAAGCCCCCGACGGCGGGGCTGTGGGCAGACCAGACCGACGAGGAGGAGCTGGGCCTGCGCTACGAGACGCTCGATCCGATCCTCGCGCTGCACGTCGACGGGCCGCTGTCGGCCGACGCCACGGCGCGGGAGCTCGACGTCGAGCGCGAGACGGTGGATCGCGTGCGCGAACTGCACGCCCAGAGTGCGCACAAGCGAGCGACGCCGCCGAGTCCGGAGCCCCTGGACTGA
- a CDS encoding SHOCT domain-containing protein, with protein sequence MATDDTILRAAVIVVAAFLLIPFLMLLFAVPMLGMSGGHMWDGGGMSDGAGWAWVGSWLVMLAVIGLIGYAIARALRGPKRTSTDPAIEELRMAYARGDITDEEFEERRERLESDA encoded by the coding sequence ATGGCCACGGACGACACCATCCTCCGGGCAGCAGTGATCGTGGTTGCGGCCTTTCTCCTGATCCCGTTCCTCATGTTGCTGTTCGCCGTCCCGATGCTGGGGATGAGCGGCGGCCACATGTGGGACGGCGGCGGAATGTCCGACGGCGCCGGCTGGGCGTGGGTCGGATCCTGGCTCGTGATGCTCGCCGTGATCGGCCTGATCGGGTACGCCATCGCGCGGGCCCTCCGCGGTCCGAAGCGGACGTCCACGGACCCGGCGATCGAGGAACTGCGCATGGCGTACGCCCGCGGCGACATCACCGACGAGGAGTTCGAGGAACGGCGGGAACGCCTCGAGTCCGACGCGTAG